The following proteins come from a genomic window of Nycticebus coucang isolate mNycCou1 chromosome 11, mNycCou1.pri, whole genome shotgun sequence:
- the GCC1 gene encoding GRIP and coiled-coil domain-containing protein 1: MEKFGMNFGGGPSKKDLLETIETQKKQLLQYQARLKDVVRAYKSLLKEKEALEASIKVLSVSHEADVGLTGVQSPGLPFPDSVDDRCSTHSEDSTGTATSLDTAASLTSTKGEFGIEDDRAARGPPLPKSEEASGSESGVSSSSGDGPFAGGEVDKRLHQLKTQLATLTSSLATVTQEKSRMEASYLADKKKMKQDLEDANKKAEEERSHLEGELKGLQEQIAETKARLITQQHDRAQEQSDHALMLRELQKLLQEERTQRQDLELRLEETREALAGRAYAAEQMEGFELQTKQLTREVEELKGELQAVRDEKNQPDPQLQELQEEAACLKSHFQAQLQQEMRKTALAEDQLRQQSQVEEQRVAALENQISEVSELLGTYEKAKQKDQLTIQKLKERVLQLDLENKTLALAASSRSSLESHGEDSSLDVNVLKDKMEKLKRLLQVAARKSQVTLDVEKLCDLEIMPSSEAADGEKATALYYQQELKQLKEEFERYKMRAQVVLKSKNTKDGNLAKELEAAQEQLAELKEKYISLRLSCEELEHQQQQEAENWKQELARLQQLHRQELERSQLDFRDRTLKLEEELHKQRDRALAVLAEKDLELEQLRSMALSSGLPGRRSPVGGGVPGDPADTSSPDSLTHALHLAAASEPTFFLYAEQLARKEVEITSLKKQKHKLEVELHQLQDRLLEEGERHREEVAVLQSHIEKNIRDQSREGANLEYLKNIIYRFLTLPDSLGRQQTLTAILTILHFSPEEKQVIMRLPTSGSWWLSGKR; this comes from the exons ATGGAGAAGTTTGGGATGAATTTTGGGGGCGGCCCGAGCAAAAAGGACCTACTGGAGACCATAGAGACGCAGAAGAAACAGCTCCTCCAGTATCAGGCACGGCTCAAGGATGTGGTTCGCGCCTATAAAAGCCTCCTGAAGGAGAAAGAGGCATTAGAGGCCAGCATCAAGGTGCTGTCAGTGTCCCACGAGGCAGATGTGGGCCTCACAGGTGTCCAGTCCCCAGGCCTCCCCTTTCCTGACTCTGTGGATGACCGGTGCTCCACTCACAGTGAGGACAGCACTGGCACTGCCACCAGCTTGGATACTGCAGCCAGTCTCACCAGCACCAAGGGTGAGTTTGGTATAGAGGATGACAGAGCTGCCCGTGGACCACCACTTCCAAAGTCTGAAGAGGCCAGTGGGTCAGAGAGTGGTGTTAGCAGTAGCAGTGGGGATGGGCCGTTTGCAGGTGGGGAGGTGGACAAAAGACTGCACCAGCTGAAGACTCAGTTGGCTACTTTGACCAGCTCTTTGGCTACAGTTACCCAGGAGAAGTCCCGCATGGAGGCTTCTTACCTGGCtgacaagaagaaaatgaaacaggacTTAGAGGATGCCAATAAAAaggcagaggaggaaaggagCCATCTGGAGGGAGAACTGAAGGGGCTGCAGGAGCAGATAGCAGAAACCAAAGCCCGACTTATCACACAGCAGCATGATAGGGCCCAAGAGCAGAGTGACCATGCCTTAATGCTTCGTGAGCTCCAGAAATTGCTGCAGGAAGAGAGGACCCAGCGCCAGGACTTGGAGCTTCGGCTAGAAGAGACGCGAGAAGCCCTGGCAGGGCGGGCATATGCAGCTGAACAGATGGAAGGGTTTGAATTGCAGACCAAGCAGCTGACCCGTGAAGTAGAGGAGCTGAAAGGTGAGCTGCAGGCTGTTCGAGATGAGAAGAATCAGCCAGACCCTCAGCTGCAAGAACTTCAGGAAGAGGCTGCCTGCCTTAAGAGCCATTTCCAGGCTCAGTTGCAGCAGGAAATGAGAAAG ACAGCCCTTGCAGAGGATCAACTCCGTCAGCAATCTCAGGTGGAAGAGCAGAGGGTAGCAGCCCTGGAGAATCAAATATCTGAAGTGTCTGAGCTGCTGGGCACCTACGAGAAAGCCAAGCAGAAGGACCAGCTGACCATCCAGAAGCTGAAAGAGCGTGTTCTGCAGCTGGACCTGGAGAATAAGACGTTGGCTTTAGCAGCCTCCAGCCGTTCCTCTCTAGAGAGCCATGGAGAGGATTCCAGTCTGGATGTCAATGTCCTGAAGGATAAGATGGAAAAGCTGAAGAGGCTGCTGCAGGTTGCAGCCAGGAAAAGCCAGGTGACCTTGGATGTGGAGaagctctgtgatctggagaTAATGCCCAGCTCAGAGGCTGCCGACGGGGAGAAGGCTACTGCACTCTACTACCAACAGGAGCTGAAACAGCTGAAGGAAGAGTTTGAGAGGTACAAGATGAGGGCCCAGGTTGTTCTCAAGAGCAAGAATACCAAAGATGGTAACTTGGCAAAAGAGCTGGAGGCAGCCCAGGAACAGCTTGCTGAGTTGAAGGAGAAGTACATCTCTTTGCGGCTGTCCTGTGAAGAACTCgagcaccagcagcagcaggaggctgAGAACTGGAAGCAGGAGCTGGCCCGGCTGCAGCAGCTCCACCGGCAGGAACTGGAGCGAAGTCAGCTGGACTTCAGGGACCGCACACTGAAGCTGGAGGAGGAGCTGCACAAGCAGCGGGACCGTGCCTTGGCTGTCCTTGCTGAGAAGGACTTGGAGTTGGAGCAACTGCGTTCTATGGCCTTGTCCTCCGGGCTGCCAGGACGCAGAAGCCCTGTGGGTGGCGGGGTTCCTGGGGACCCGGCTGATACATCTTCCCCAGATAGCTTGACCCACGCACTACATCTTGCTGCAGCCAGTGAGCCCACTTTCTTTCTATATGCTGAGCAGTTGGCCCGCAAGGAGGTGGAGATCACATCGCTGAAGAAGCAGAAGCACAAGCTGGAAGTGGAGTTGCACCAGCTGCAGGACCGACTGCTGGAGGAGGGTGAGCGGCACCGTGAGGAGGTTGCGGTCCTGCAGAGCCACATTGAAAAGAATATCAGGGATCAGAGCAGGGAGGGAGCCAACCTGGAGTACCTCAAAAACATCATCTACCGCTTCCTGACCTTACCTGACTCCCTGGGACGCCAGCAGACTCTCACAGCCATACTGACTATCCTACACTTCAGTCCAGAGGAGAAACAAGTGATAATGCGGCTGCCAACCAGTGGTAGTTGGTGGCTGTCTGGCAAGAGATGA
- the ARF5 gene encoding ADP-ribosylation factor 5 gives MGLTVSALFSRIFGKKQMRILMVGLDAAGKTTILYKLKLGEIVTTIPTIGFNVETVEYKNICFTVWDVGGQDKIRPLWRHYFQNTQGLIFVVDSNDRERVQESADELQKMLQEDELRDAVLLVFANKQDMPNAMPVSELTDKLGLQHLRSRTWYVQATCATQGTGLYDGLDWLSHELSKR, from the exons ATGGGCCTCACCGTGTCCGCGCTCTTTTCGCGGATCTTCGGGAAGAAGCAGATGCGGATTCTCATGG TTGGTTTAGATGCGGCTGGCAAGACCACAATCCTGTACAAACTCAAGTTGGGGGAGATTGTCACCACCATCCCAACAATAG GCTTCAATGTAGAAACAGTGGAATATAAGAACATCTGTTTCACAGTGTGGGATGTGGGAGGCCAGGACAAGATTCGGCCTCTGTGGCGGCACTACTTCCAGAACACTCAG GGCCTCATCTTTGTGGTGGACAGTAATGACCGGGAACGGGTCCAAGAATCTGCCGATGAACTCCAGAAGATG TTGCAAGAGGATGAGCTGCGGGATGCAGTGCTGCTGGTGTTCGCTAACAAGCAGGACATGCCTAATGCCATGCCCGTGAGTGAGCTGACCGACAAGCTGGGGCTACAGCACTTGCGCAGCCGCACG TGGTATGTCCAGGCTACCTGTGCCACCCAAGGTACAGGCTTATATGATGGGCTGGACTGGCTGTCCCATGAGCTGTCAAAGCGCTAA